Genomic DNA from Paenibacillus donghaensis:
CTTCTCCGGCTTCCCGGTTCTTCACAGGAGGGATTGCGGGTGCTTAGCCCATGGGTTTCATTGCTGTTATTGGCTTTTGCTTTAAGCTTGGACGGTTTTGGTGTTGGCGTTACATATGGTTTGCGAAGATTGAAAATACCGCTGCTGTCGATTCTGATTATCTCGCTCTGCTCCGGCGTTGTGATCTTAGTGTCCATGCAAGTGGGTGTGCTGCTGGCCAAGGTGGTCTCGCCGCATGTCGCGTCCGAGGTAGGCGCGGTCATCCTTGTACTCATGGGCTGCTGGTCCCTGGTGCAGATGCTGATCCAGAAGGAGAAGGATGGCGGTAATGGGGCAGGCGCAGGGAAGATACTTGGGGCTGCTGTTGAGGGTTCTGCTGCGGAAGGCTCGAATGAAGAAGACGCTACCAACGGAATGAACAGTGAAGCGGATTCCGCTCCCAAGGCAGCGGTGTTCTCCCTGGAGCTGCGCCACTTAGGGATCGTTGTGCAGATCCTGCGTACGCCGTCCTCTGCTGATATGGATGCTTCGGGCAGCATCTCAGCGGTAGAAGCGATGCTTCTGGGGATTGCCCTTTCACTGGATGCGTTCGGTGCCGGTCTGGGAGCTGCGCTGCTTGGATTCAATCCGGTCTGGACTTCGCTGATGATTGCGCTGTTCAGCGGAACATTTCTGCTGCTCGGCATGAAGACAGGGCTGAAATTCTCTGGCCATTACTGGATGAAGCACGCTGGACTGCTGCCGGCGTTATTATTGATTACAATGGGAATAATGAAGCTGTTATGAGGTGAATACATGATAATGGGCTTAACCGGAGGTATTGCATCCGGAAAAAGCACAGTGTCCGCCATGTTTGTGAACCGGGGAGCCGGACTTGTCGATGCCGATGTGATCGCGAGAGAAGTCATGCTTCCGGGTTCCGGTGTGCTGGAGGCGGCTGTGCAGCAATTTGGCAGCGGGATACTGCAGGTGGATGGCACACTTAACAGAGCGCGGCTTGGCGAAATCGTCTTCCGTGATCCTGTTGCCCGTGAGCAGTTGAACGCCATTACCCATCCTGCCATCCGGCAGGAGACGAACAGACAGATGCACAGCCTGGAAAGCGCGGGCTCCGCTCTGGTTATAGTTGATATACCGCTGCTGTACGAATCCGGTCTGGAGACGATGTTTGGGCAGATTATTGTCGTCTATGTGCCGCGATCCATGCAGCTGACACGTTTGATGGAACGAAATTCACTCACCTTGGAACAGGCAGAAGGGCGGCTGAAAGCCCAAATGGATATTGAACTGAAACGCAGGCGCGCAGATGTTGTGATCGACAACAGCGGCGGGCTTGCGGATACGGAGCGGCAGGTTGCCCTGCTGTGGGACAGGCTGGGATTATCATGAGCTGGCTGCGCAAAAAAAGAGTGCTGCTGCTGCTCTTCATCGGTTTCACCGCTATTTTATTCTTGAGCACCAATTGGATGACCTGGTTCTATCCTATTCATTATAAAGAAGATATCCGCCGCCACAGCATCACTTATGAGATTGACCCGTTTCTGGTTGCCGCCATTATCCGGGTGGAGACCAATTTCAAGACCGGTCGCGAATCCAAAAAAGGCGCGATCGGCCTGATGCAGCTTATGCCTGACACGGCCAAGTGGGCGCTGGAAATGGCCAAGCTGCCGGATGTGTCGCTGGAGGAGCTGAAGCATGAGCCTTCGGCGAACATAGAGCTGGGCACGTGGTATCTGTCCTCACTCTCCCGCCAATTTGACGGCAACCGTACCGCCGTGATTGCGGCCTACAATGCCGGACCCGGCAATGTGAAGAAATGGCTGGAGGAAGGCTCGTGGGACGGGATGGAGGGCACTGTCAAAGACATTCCGATTGGCGAGACGCGGCATTATGTACAGCGGGTCAAGCATTATTATGATCAATACACGGAGATTTACAATGAATTCTAGGCGGCTTGCTGCCAAGGTAAAAGAAGTATCAAACGGCCCGAAGGACGTTTAATACTTCTTAGGCAAGCTTATAGCGACAGGTTATTTGTATTGTCCTGCCAGTTGCTGTTCTGCCAGGGTTACAAGACGTTTAGTGATGTAACCACCGATCGAACCGTTTTCGTAAGATGTTTTATTGCCTTGGTATCCATCTGGGGAAAGCGTAATACCGAGTTCTTGAGCAACTTCATATTTCAGTTGTTCCAAGGCACCGCGGGAGTTAGGTGCTACAAGGTTGTTGGAGCTGTTGTTTTGGCTCATTGCTGTTCACCTCCTATCGGTTGGTAACTGTATTATGTGCTGGACATGGCATATTCATAACAAATAATAAACGGTGTATTATGGAAAAAAGAGTATAGCCGATTCATTACACAAAAGGAAGTGAGAAGCTTATGAAATGCCCTTACTGTGATCATACAAATACGAAGGTGCTGGACTCGCGTCCTGCCAATGAGAATAAGTCCATCCGGCGCAGGCGTGAGTGCGAACGCTGCAGCAAGCGCTTCACTACCTTCGAGATGATTGAAGAAACGCCGCTGATTGTGATCAAAAAGGATGGCAGCCGCGAAGAGTTCAGCCGCGACAAAATCCTGCGTGGTCTGATCCGTGCCTGTGAGAAACGTCCGGTCCCTGTAGAGCGCCTAGAGGTTATCGTTTCCGAGGTGGAGAAGTCGCTGCGCGGTATCGCCCTGGCTGAACTGGAGAGCCGCCAGATCGGCGAGCTGGTGATGGAGCAGCTGTACCCGGTGGATGAAGTAGCCTACGTGCGCTTCGCGTCCGTG
This window encodes:
- a CDS encoding manganese efflux pump, encoding MLSPWVSLLLLAFALSLDGFGVGVTYGLRRLKIPLLSILIISLCSGVVILVSMQVGVLLAKVVSPHVASEVGAVILVLMGCWSLVQMLIQKEKDGGNGAGAGKILGAAVEGSAAEGSNEEDATNGMNSEADSAPKAAVFSLELRHLGIVVQILRTPSSADMDASGSISAVEAMLLGIALSLDAFGAGLGAALLGFNPVWTSLMIALFSGTFLLLGMKTGLKFSGHYWMKHAGLLPALLLITMGIMKLL
- the coaE gene encoding dephospho-CoA kinase (Dephospho-CoA kinase (CoaE) performs the final step in coenzyme A biosynthesis.), which produces MIMGLTGGIASGKSTVSAMFVNRGAGLVDADVIAREVMLPGSGVLEAAVQQFGSGILQVDGTLNRARLGEIVFRDPVAREQLNAITHPAIRQETNRQMHSLESAGSALVIVDIPLLYESGLETMFGQIIVVYVPRSMQLTRLMERNSLTLEQAEGRLKAQMDIELKRRRADVVIDNSGGLADTERQVALLWDRLGLS
- a CDS encoding lytic transglycosylase domain-containing protein, translated to MSWLRKKRVLLLLFIGFTAILFLSTNWMTWFYPIHYKEDIRRHSITYEIDPFLVAAIIRVETNFKTGRESKKGAIGLMQLMPDTAKWALEMAKLPDVSLEELKHEPSANIELGTWYLSSLSRQFDGNRTAVIAAYNAGPGNVKKWLEEGSWDGMEGTVKDIPIGETRHYVQRVKHYYDQYTEIYNEF
- a CDS encoding alpha/beta-type small acid-soluble spore protein — protein: MSQNNSSNNLVAPNSRGALEQLKYEVAQELGITLSPDGYQGNKTSYENGSIGGYITKRLVTLAEQQLAGQYK
- the nrdR gene encoding transcriptional regulator NrdR, which encodes MKCPYCDHTNTKVLDSRPANENKSIRRRRECERCSKRFTTFEMIEETPLIVIKKDGSREEFSRDKILRGLIRACEKRPVPVERLEVIVSEVEKSLRGIALAELESRQIGELVMEQLYPVDEVAYVRFASVYRQFKDINMFMKELKGLLSKSGELDGI